The window TTGATCCCCGAGAAAATAGCGGCCTTGGCCCGGATGAAGTTGTCGATATCCACCTCGTTGATAACAATGTCGCGCTTAAGTCCCGTCTCGTCCGCCCAGGCCAGCACGTACTCGTAGCCGCTCTTTCCTGCCCGGATCCGCGGGGTGTCCAGGCTGCGGTTGAACTTGCCCCGGGGATCGATCACCCGGTATTCCAGCAGGCTGGCCACGATGACCAGCAGTCCGGAACCGCAGATGCCGAGGGGCGGCCGGTTGCCGATGGTGATGTTCATCGGTTCCAGGGTGCGCGGATTAATGCTGAAGTCGCTGATCGCCCCGGCCGCGGCCCGCATTCCGTGGGTGATGCCGCCGCCCTCAAAGGCCGGCCCGGCCGAGCAGGCGGCGCAGACCAGCCATTCCCGGTTACCGATAACGATCTCGGCATTGGTGCCGATGTCCACGTACAGGGTGAGCTTGTCGGTGCGATAGATGCCGGAGCCCATGATCCCGGCGACGATATCGCCGCCCACATAGCTGGAGATGGACGGATAGAGCAGGGCCACCGCATGGTCGCCCAGGTTCAGGTTCAGGTCGGTGGCCCGGATCGGCGGGAAGAAGATGCTGGCCGGCACATAGGGGGCCCGCCGGATGTTGTCCGGCTCCAGTTCCAGGAGCAGATGGGTCATGGTGGTGTTGCCGGACAGGGTGATCGAGGTGATCTCATCGGTGTCGATGCCGGTTTTCTTGAGCATTGTGGCGATGATCCCGTTGATGGTCTCTGCCACCAGGCCCTGCATCATTGCCAGGCCGCCGGGTTTTTCCGCCTGGATGATCCGGGAGATCACGTCCTCGCCGTAGCCGAGTTGGCCGTTGTAGTTGCTGCCGCTGGCCAGCACCTTGCCGGTCTGGATGTCAAGCAGGTTGCCGTACACCGTGGTGGTGCCGATATCAAAGGCCAGGCCGTAGCTGCGGTTCACCCAGTTGCCGGGCTGGATGTTGACCATCATGTTCTTGCCCTGTTCGTTCACCGGCCGGGCCAGGGTCACGGTCACCAGGAAGTCGCGCTGGCGCAGGCTGCGGCTGATCTTGCGCAGGGAGGCCAGGGTGATCACGATCCGCCGTTCGTCATACTGGTTCTTCAGCCCCTGGAGCAGGCGGCCGGCATCGGCCATGTTGTCGTTGGCCGCCGGCGGCGGCAACTCCAGGCACATCTTTTCCACCGGCGGGATAAAGACCCCCTCTCTTTTCAGCTCCCCGACGTTGAAGATCCGGATCCCGGCCCGGTGGCGGGGGGGCACCTCAACGGTGAGTCCGCCGGTTCCCAACGAGGACTCGGCCGGGATCCGGACGGTGAGATCGTTGTCGACCAGGGCCAGGCATGCCTGGCGGAAACCCCGGGCATAGTCCGCTTCGGTCAGTTTCTCGTTGCGGCCGCCGGTTACCTCGCCCTGTTCGAGGATCACCCGGCACTTGCCGCACAGGCCGCTGCCGCCGCAGGATGCGTTGATATGGATCCCGGCCTGCCGGGCCGCCTGGAGCAATGAAATCCCGGTCTCCACTTTCACCACCCGGCCCGAGGGCTCAAAGCGAATTGAGAATGTTTTTTTTGTCTCGTCGTTCATGGGTGCAGCTCCATCACGTCCAGCTCCAGCAACTGGGCCATGGTATATACCGGGCCGTCCACACAGACCAGTTGGCCGTCCATGTGGCAGTGGCCGCAGATCCCCAGACCGCACTTCATCTGCCGTTCCAGGGTGGTGATGATGTTTTTTTCCTTGAGCCCGATGCGGCTGAGCCGGGCCAGGACAAAGCGGATCATCAGCGGCGGGCCGCAGACCAGGGCCACGGTGTTGGCCGGGGTGACCTCGATTGCATCGAGCAGGCCGGTAACCACCCCCACCGGGCCGTCCCAGCCCGGCCGGGTCTGGTCCACGGTCAGCAGACAGGTGGCCCTGGGGTGTTGCCGCCACAGGTCCAGGTCCCTTTTAAAGGCAATATCATCCGGGGTGCGGCTGCCGTAAAGAATGGTCAGCCGGCCATAGCTGTTGTCCTGGTCCAGGCAGTAATTGATCACCGAGCGCAACGGCGCCAGGCCGATGCCGCCGGCCACGAACAGCAGGTCCCGGCCAATGATTCTGTCCAGGGGAAAGGGGCGGCCGAACGGGCCGCGCAGGCCGACCATCGCCCCGGTCCCCAGTTGATGCATCGCATCGGTGAGTCTGCCGGCCCGGCGGACGCTCAGCTGGATGGTCCCCGGCCGGCTGGGGGTGGAAGAGAATGAGATCGGCGCCTCGCCGCAATGGGGGATCGAGACCATCATGAACTGGCCCGGCCGGTAGGAAAAGGAGCGGTTCAACTCCTGGTCGGCAAAGCTAAGGACAAAGGTCTTGATCCGGGAGTTTTCCTCGATTACCTCGCTGATCCGGGCCGGCCGGGGCAGATAGCTGTTCTCAATGGTGTGGTTGATTGTCATTTTCTATTCCTCGCAGACCATGGCGACAAAGCGGGCCATGTCCACCCCGCCGAAGCAGATATCAATGCAACGGCCGCAGCCCACGCAACTCGGCCGGCCGTGTCTGGTCACGTCGTGCAGAAGTTTATGCCGGAACCGCCGGCGGATCGCCTGAGTCTGGTGGTCCACCGGATTATGGCCCCCGGCCATTCTGGTGAACCCGGCAAAGGTGCAGGCATCCCAGTTGCGGATCCGCAGTCCGGAGTCGGCGGTGACCGCCTGATCGCGGATGGTGAAGCAGGTACAGGTCGGACAGATATAGGTGCAGCCGCTGCAGTCCTGGCAGCGGCGGGAAAGCGCCTCCCAGATCGCGTCCGGAACCCGGTCCTCCCGCAGCCGGCGGATCGCCCGTTCCACCTGGACCTGGCGATGGAAATTGCCCCGGGCCTCCAGGGAGAGCTGGTACTGTGCCTTTTTATCCTCCTCCCGGGCCGGGGTAAAGAAATGACCCAGCCGGGTAATCAGTTCCCGGCCCCTGATCCGGCCCACCTCGACAAAGTAGCGGTCGCCGAGGTCGGTGAACTGGAGATCATAGCCCATTTCGAGGAAGGGTCCGCTTTTGGTGGCGTTGCAGAAACAGTTGGCAAAGGGCTGGGTGCAGCCGATGCTGATCAGGATCGCGTTTTCGCGGCGTTTCAGGTAATAGGGATCCTTGGCCTGGCCGAGAAAGGTCACGTCCATGTAGAGGATCGCCGCCAGATCGCAGGAGCGCAGCCCGAAATAGATGGTGTCCGCGGCCGAGTTGAGCGGGGTGAACCGGTAGTCGCCGGCCGCTGATATCTCATAGGTGAACAGGGTCTCCTGCTGGGGGAAGAGGTAGGGCTTGGCCGAGGCGATTGCCTGGTTTTCCAGATCAATGTCGACCTGGTCCAGTTCCTGGATCAGGGTGAACAGGGTGTCGCCCTGGCGGTTGCGGACCGGCGCCACCAGCCGGTGGTTTTTCTTCAGCCGCCGGAGCAGGGACGGCAGATGGTCTTTTCCGAGGATACAGGTTTCAAGCATGGGTCACCTTTTCGATCCGGACCGCGCATATCTTGTATTCCGGGCATTGGGCCTTGGGATCCCGGGCATCCACGGTCAGAAAGTTAACCGGCGCCTCGGTAAAGTGGAAGCTGGTAAACAGCGCCCCTGGCACGACCCGGTCGGTTATCTCGGCCCGGAGCTCGATCTCCCCCCGGCGGGAGACCAGCCGCAGCCAATCGCCGTTGCCGATCTTGTGGCGGCCGGCGTCAACCGGGTTGATCTCCAGCCGGGCCCTGCCCCCCTCGCGGACCAGCATCGGGCTTTTCCTGGTCATGGTCCCGGTGTGAAAGTGGTGATAAAGGCGGCCGGTGTTCAAAACAAAGGGATAGTCCTGGTCCGGTCTTTCACTGGGCCGCTGGTGACGGGTGGGCACGAACCGGCCCCGGCCCCGGGTAAAGGCGTACTTGTGCAGATAGGGGGTGCCGGGATGGGAGCGGTCCGGGCAGGGCCACTGCAGGCCCCAGGAATCCTCCAGCCGGTTGTGATAGATCCCGCCGTAGATCGGGGTCAAGAGGGCGATCTCCTCCATGATCTCGGCTGCTGATTCATAGTCCATCTCATAGCCCAGGCAGCGGGACAGGCCGATGACGATCTCCGAGTCGGAGCGGCTGGAACCAAGGGGATCAATGGCCTGGCGAACCAGTTGCACCCGCCGTTCGGAACTGGTGATCGTGCCGGTTTTTTCGGCAAAGGAGGCAGCCGGAAAAACCACGTCGGCCAGGGTTGCGGTCTCGCTGAGAAAGAGATCGGAAACCGCCAGAAACTCCAGTTGCTCCAGCTTCTTTTTCACCTTGGCCAGGGTGGGGTCGCTCCGCATCGGATTCTCGCCCATGATCAGCATTGCGCGTACCTGGTCGCCATGGGTCATATCCAGCAGGGTCAGGCCCGGCCCGGCGGGCAGCTCGGTCTGCCAGGCCCGGGCGAATTTCGCCCGGACATCCGGATCGGCCACCGACTGGTAGCCGGGCAGGACCGCGGGCAGGGCGCCCATGTCGCAGGCCCCCTGGACATTGGAGTGGCCGCGCAGGGGATCGACCCCGGTATCCTCCTGCTCCACATGGCCGGTGAGCATGGCCAGGTTGGAGTAGGACTGGACATTGTCGGTGCCGCAGATATGCTGGGTCACTCCCAGGCAGTAGCAGATCACCGCCTTGCTCGCCCGGGCGTAAAGCTTGGCCGCCCGGGAGATCTCGTCCAAGGCCAGCCCGGTCAGGGACGCGGTCTCCTTCAGGTCGATTCGCAGGAGCATGTCGCGCAGGGCATGAAAGTTCTCGGCCCGCATCTCGATGAACACGTCATCGATCATGTTTTCGTCAAGGATGATCCGCATCATCGCATTGACCAGCGGGATATCGGTGCCCGGCCGGATTGCCAGGTGGATATCGGCATGCTCGGCCATGAAGGTGCGGCGGGGATCAATGACGATCAACCTGGCGCCCCGGTCCCTGGCATCCATGATCCTCCGGGCCACCTGGGGATGGGTCGCGGAGGTGTTGGAGCCCGAGACCAGGATCACCTGGCTGTTCTCGATCTCATTGATCGAGTTGGTCATCGCGCCGCTGCCAAAGGTGGTGGCCAGACCGGCCACCGTGGGCGCGTGTCAGAGCCGGGCGCAGTGGTCGACGTTGTTGGTCTTGAGCACTGCCCGGGCGAATTTCTGCAGCAGATAGTTTTCCTCGTTGGTGCATTTGGCCGAGGCCAACACCCCCAGGGCGCGGCCGCCGTGCCGGTCGCGGATCCGGGCAAACGCGGTTGCGGTCGCGGTCAGGGCCTGGTCCCAGGAGACCGGTGTCAGCTCGTTGTTTTTTCTGAGCAACGGGGTCTGCAGCCGGGCCGGGTCATGGATGAACTCGTGGATGTGCCAGCCCCGCACGCAGAGGTTGTTGCGGGTGACCGGGTGGCCGCGGCTGGGCATGACCCCGGTCACCCGGTTGTCAACGACCCGCAGGTACAGGCCGCAGCCGCAGCCGCAGTAACAGCAGGTAGTCAGTACATCCCGCATGGAAACCCCCCTTAGGAAGGTAGAATTATGAATGTAGGTAAGCGTTCACCAGCACCTCATCTTCGCCCATTTTGGCCTGCTCGAATAGCACCAGTATGCTTCGCAGTCCCAAATGAACGAATCTAAGCCACTGGTAAACGCTTACGGGCATAAGATTACCGTAAATCCGTACCCCCGGTGAACGGTTATGAATGTAGAATATCGAACCGCAGAATGTTGCGGTATCGGGTTATTGGTTAGAGGTTAGCGGCAGTCCCCCATCCCTTTTTTTATCACCCATAACCCATCACCTCTTACCCGTCATCTTATATCGGCAGGATATGCACCTCTTCGGTTATCGGATGATGGCCCTTGAGAAACAGTCCCTTGCGGCCGTCGATGGATACCGGCTCACCGAAGCGGATGACCTGGCCGTTGATCTCGCAGTACTCGGCCGACTCGTATACCTTGAGGGTCTTGCAGCCCACCACGCAGGTCTTTTCCAGTTGGGTGGCAACCACCGAGGCATGGGAGGTCTGGCCGCCGCGGGCGGTGAGCAGGCCGTCGGCCGCGGCGATCTCCTTGATGTCCTCGGGCACCGTGTCCTGGCGGATGAGGATCAAGGGGGTGTCCGGGTCCTCCCGGCGCAGCTGGGCAAGGTTCTGGGCGGTGAACACGGCGCGGCCGGCCAGGGCGCTGCCCGAGACCCCGATGCCGGTGCCGAGCAGCGCGGTTGTCACTGCCTCGGGATTGACAAAGACATAGACGTTTTCTTTTTTCTTGATAGTAATCATGTCCCGGGTCTGGAGGATGGACAGGGCCTCGGCCCCGGGTCCCTCAAAGGTAAACTCGATCTCCTGGGGGTCCCACCGCTTGTCGTAGACCAGCTCCCGGGCCAGGGCCAGTAATGCCCGGTAGATTTCCGGGAACCGCACTTCAAGGGAAAAATCCTTGGACCGGCCGTCAAGCTCCGATTGTTCCACCGAGATGGGGTAGGTGGTGACCAGGCCGCTGACAATATCCTCGCCCTGGTCGCCCATGGCATAATCGCCCCACAACGCCACCCGCCGCACCTTGCGATAGGGATGGGCGGTGAACAGCAGGCCGCTGCCCGCGTCGGGGCCCAGATTGCCGAAGACCATCGCCTGGACGATGACCGCGGTGCCCCAGGCGTCGGAGGTGCCCATCAGCTCGCGGTAGTCCCTGGTTTTCTTGGTGTTCCATGAGTCAAGCACTGTTTCCACGGCCCCGATCAGTTGCAGCCAGGGGTCCTCGGGAATACCGATCCCCACGCTGCGGATCGTCTTCTGGTACTCCAGGGCCAGTTCCCTCATCCGGGCCGGGGTGAACTGGCTTTTGAACTGGACATTATGCCTGGCCTTGGCCGCGTTCATCAGGTTCTGGAAGGTGTCCCGGCCCACGCCCTTGGTCATGGCCCAGGACTGGAGAAAACGGCGGTAGTTGTCCCAGGCCAGATACTCCTGGCCCGAGAGTCTGGCAAACTCCTCGACCAGGTCCTGGTTCAGGCCGACATTGTGGACCGTGGCCATCATCCCGGGCATGGAGATGGGGGCGCCGCTCCGGATCGACAACAGCAGCGGATTGGCCGGGTCGCCGTAGCAACGGCCGCTCTGCTCCTCCACCGCGCTCAGTTCCTTGCGTACCTGGCGCATGAACTCTTCGCGGGCCATCTGGAAACCGCGGACCACCGGCCAGCAGCGGAAGATCTCGGTGGTAACGATGAAACCCGGCGGCACCGGTTTGTTTTCCTCGGCCAGCACGGTGAGGTTGAAGCCCTTGTTGCCGAGTTGGATCAGGTTGTTGGTGCGGGGGTTCCGGTGGTGCAGGGAACTTACCGCCATCTCCGGGTTATAGGTCATCAACAGGTCAAGGTCCTTTTCGTCCAGCACCTCCTTCTGCCGTTCCAGGGTCTGGATGATCCGGGTGATGAAGTTGTCCAGGTGCTGGAGTCCGAAGGTGGAGGCGATCAGGTTGCGGAAAAAGGCCTCGGACAGCCGGAGGATGCTGGAGTTGATGTCAGTGTCGTCCCAGAGGGGGCGGTACTTGGTGAGCAGGTTGGCCGCGCCGATCTGGGGGATGATGATCGACAGATTGTTCTGATGGATATTGGTGTAGTAGGCGTAGATTACATCCTTGACCCCCTCGGACAGGCCGCGGAAGATGTCCAGGTACTGGGTGTAGGAGAAACGCTTGATTCCCAGCGAGCTTGACAGCAGCTGGACCGATGTCTCCAGGCGGCGGCTGACAATGCCGTCGATCTTCAGGGCCCGCAGGTAGAGACGGAGACACTTGATGACCCGGATAAAGGTCGCCCGGGTGATGAACGAGAGGTTGGCTGTTTCCGGCAGTTTTTCCAGGTAGATGTTGGCCAGGTTCTCCAGCCGGAAGGTAAGGCCCAGGGCATCGAACTTTTTTTCCCGGTACCGGCCGTACACCGAGGGGATGTCCACCGCGATATGGCGCTTGTAGTAGATGTCCTCCCTGGCCTCGAACACCTGGTCGCTCAGGATGATCCCTTTCAACTTTTCAAGGTGGCTGAGCAGGGCGTTCAGGCACTGGTGGGTGTCGCAGATTTCCAGATCGGCCAGCAGCTGTTCCATCTCCGGGAAGCCGCCCTTGGCCGCCTGTTCCAGTTGAATCCGCAACTCCTGGAAACCGAGGTTGTACTTCTGGTGCAGGAGCTTGTACATCCTGACCAGTAGGTCGAACCGTTTTAGTTCCGTGCCGGGCAGGTCCTTCTGCTGGGCGAGGAAGGTGGCCCGCCGGGACTCGTCCCATCCGAG is drawn from Desulfobacterales bacterium and contains these coding sequences:
- a CDS encoding ASKHA domain-containing protein, which gives rise to MNDETKKTFSIRFEPSGRVVKVETGISLLQAARQAGIHINASCGGSGLCGKCRVILEQGEVTGGRNEKLTEADYARGFRQACLALVDNDLTVRIPAESSLGTGGLTVEVPPRHRAGIRIFNVGELKREGVFIPPVEKMCLELPPPAANDNMADAGRLLQGLKNQYDERRIVITLASLRKISRSLRQRDFLVTVTLARPVNEQGKNMMVNIQPGNWVNRSYGLAFDIGTTTVYGNLLDIQTGKVLASGSNYNGQLGYGEDVISRIIQAEKPGGLAMMQGLVAETINGIIATMLKKTGIDTDEITSITLSGNTTMTHLLLELEPDNIRRAPYVPASIFFPPIRATDLNLNLGDHAVALLYPSISSYVGGDIVAGIMGSGIYRTDKLTLYVDIGTNAEIVIGNREWLVCAACSAGPAFEGGGITHGMRAAAGAISDFSINPRTLEPMNITIGNRPPLGICGSGLLVIVASLLEYRVIDPRGKFNRSLDTPRIRAGKSGYEYVLAWADETGLKRDIVINEVDIDNFIRAKAAIFSGIKTLVEEVGLQLTDIEQIILAGAFGSFIDLDSAITVGLLPEVEPERILYVGNGSLLGSWMSEMSNHIRRDVVEVVRRMTSFELSEVVRFKDQYVASLFLPHTDLSLFPNVRERLDQLAALTAGDR
- a CDS encoding FAD/NAD(P)-binding protein, encoding MTINHTIENSYLPRPARISEVIEENSRIKTFVLSFADQELNRSFSYRPGQFMMVSIPHCGEAPISFSSTPSRPGTIQLSVRRAGRLTDAMHQLGTGAMVGLRGPFGRPFPLDRIIGRDLLFVAGGIGLAPLRSVINYCLDQDNSYGRLTILYGSRTPDDIAFKRDLDLWRQHPRATCLLTVDQTRPGWDGPVGVVTGLLDAIEVTPANTVALVCGPPLMIRFVLARLSRIGLKEKNIITTLERQMKCGLGICGHCHMDGQLVCVDGPVYTMAQLLELDVMELHP
- a CDS encoding 4Fe-4S dicluster domain-containing protein; translated protein: MLETCILGKDHLPSLLRRLKKNHRLVAPVRNRQGDTLFTLIQELDQVDIDLENQAIASAKPYLFPQQETLFTYEISAAGDYRFTPLNSAADTIYFGLRSCDLAAILYMDVTFLGQAKDPYYLKRRENAILISIGCTQPFANCFCNATKSGPFLEMGYDLQFTDLGDRYFVEVGRIRGRELITRLGHFFTPAREEDKKAQYQLSLEARGNFHRQVQVERAIRRLREDRVPDAIWEALSRRCQDCSGCTYICPTCTCFTIRDQAVTADSGLRIRNWDACTFAGFTRMAGGHNPVDHQTQAIRRRFRHKLLHDVTRHGRPSCVGCGRCIDICFGGVDMARFVAMVCEE
- the fdhF gene encoding formate dehydrogenase subunit alpha codes for the protein MRDVLTTCCYCGCGCGLYLRVVDNRVTGVMPSRGHPVTRNNLCVRGWHIHEFIHDPARLQTPLLRKNNELTPVSWDQALTATATAFARIRDRHGGRALGVLASAKCTNEENYLLQKFARAVLKTNNVDHCARLUHAPTVAGLATTFGSGAMTNSINEIENSQVILVSGSNTSATHPQVARRIMDARDRGARLIVIDPRRTFMAEHADIHLAIRPGTDIPLVNAMMRIILDENMIDDVFIEMRAENFHALRDMLLRIDLKETASLTGLALDEISRAAKLYARASKAVICYCLGVTQHICGTDNVQSYSNLAMLTGHVEQEDTGVDPLRGHSNVQGACDMGALPAVLPGYQSVADPDVRAKFARAWQTELPAGPGLTLLDMTHGDQVRAMLIMGENPMRSDPTLAKVKKKLEQLEFLAVSDLFLSETATLADVVFPAASFAEKTGTITSSERRVQLVRQAIDPLGSSRSDSEIVIGLSRCLGYEMDYESAAEIMEEIALLTPIYGGIYHNRLEDSWGLQWPCPDRSHPGTPYLHKYAFTRGRGRFVPTRHQRPSERPDQDYPFVLNTGRLYHHFHTGTMTRKSPMLVREGGRARLEINPVDAGRHKIGNGDWLRLVSRRGEIELRAEITDRVVPGALFTSFHFTEAPVNFLTVDARDPKAQCPEYKICAVRIEKVTHA
- a CDS encoding phosphoenolpyruvate synthase, producing MSMAEKKPTPDQVIESDALRVNLEETATREVTIDPCFRVLSEIVGRFRGIRKGIDELLYESSHPFRNWTIIIPRLRSFVLKNISHYLPHQRGPEAFTRFTALFFTALAESQRNNTLLGQTMEALLAYVDKLTGLLDPAGLARYEQALAGCFVRLHGLDEKTFMFMVQGHHPMKAIAFRLLEIAKQQPDTTTYDFLPLARLMQRVLTLNYQYWLSEKDTMAWFEEACGTMCEGWEAGKLFNAISHRRIRGHLERLQEVAVEKDPAAALGRLLTMPSHVDFVRLYKEITGKLGESNKGPATTGSAPADRFAENRKLLFLFRIMETSGLALIHEETLREINRSLVLLIRQQSFEEIESFLLTTFQLLKVNVRRYPHTSLQCIQVLGTEVFNRGNSRLVEAFLWESVRFGFQYANVTGVDEDWQPITNPAHLANIRVWTNLIVQEPKWCSTLFSALIINLKLSGTCVKDTDLFQRDISRLLNHPIEPIYNLFKQFAKLMPVFFNEIGAEGELRDVSTDLDEIHKRQDQLIHFLRKQSHVESSNLIVDFIEAIFAFWQGGDKELLAPFLPEEVLGQVDRHGPFVDDLRRLMKRIMELDEIETIGDLLGWDESRRATFLAQQKDLPGTELKRFDLLVRMYKLLHQKYNLGFQELRIQLEQAAKGGFPEMEQLLADLEICDTHQCLNALLSHLEKLKGIILSDQVFEAREDIYYKRHIAVDIPSVYGRYREKKFDALGLTFRLENLANIYLEKLPETANLSFITRATFIRVIKCLRLYLRALKIDGIVSRRLETSVQLLSSSLGIKRFSYTQYLDIFRGLSEGVKDVIYAYYTNIHQNNLSIIIPQIGAANLLTKYRPLWDDTDINSSILRLSEAFFRNLIASTFGLQHLDNFITRIIQTLERQKEVLDEKDLDLLMTYNPEMAVSSLHHRNPRTNNLIQLGNKGFNLTVLAEENKPVPPGFIVTTEIFRCWPVVRGFQMAREEFMRQVRKELSAVEEQSGRCYGDPANPLLLSIRSGAPISMPGMMATVHNVGLNQDLVEEFARLSGQEYLAWDNYRRFLQSWAMTKGVGRDTFQNLMNAAKARHNVQFKSQFTPARMRELALEYQKTIRSVGIGIPEDPWLQLIGAVETVLDSWNTKKTRDYRELMGTSDAWGTAVIVQAMVFGNLGPDAGSGLLFTAHPYRKVRRVALWGDYAMGDQGEDIVSGLVTTYPISVEQSELDGRSKDFSLEVRFPEIYRALLALARELVYDKRWDPQEIEFTFEGPGAEALSILQTRDMITIKKKENVYVFVNPEAVTTALLGTGIGVSGSALAGRAVFTAQNLAQLRREDPDTPLILIRQDTVPEDIKEIAAADGLLTARGGQTSHASVVATQLEKTCVVGCKTLKVYESAEYCEINGQVIRFGEPVSIDGRKGLFLKGHHPITEEVHILPI